In the Candidatus Obscuribacterales bacterium genome, one interval contains:
- a CDS encoding UDP-glucose/GDP-mannose dehydrogenase family protein yields MKVSVAGTGYVGLVSGVCLAEKGHQIICIDIDPVKVDKINQGIPPIYEDGLEDLLKKNIGQSLSATTNLRQAVLDTDISLIAVGTPFDGNEIDLKYIKTVARQIGEVIKDKTTYHTVVVKSTVVPGTTDEVVLPILEEASGKKAGVDFGVGMNPEFLKEGEAIEDFMYPDRIVYGGVNDKSIQVLQELYAVFEGVDQLATNCRTAEMIKYTANSLLATMISFSNEIANLCTSTGGIDVTEVTRGVHLDKRLTPILEDGTRIVPSFTTYIEAGCGFGGSCFPKDVKALIAYGKKQGNAMQILDSVIAVNEKQPARLITLLQKHYPDLKGVKVAVLGYAFKPGTDDIRESPALPVTQTLLDAGAVVQGYDPIAQHEAQKVFGEGTVNFCPDVDTAIAGAQAIIIITRWAEFKALPEMIASLEPQPVVIDGRRMLDKHSVAIYEGIGL; encoded by the coding sequence AATCAGGGAATCCCTCCTATCTATGAAGATGGCTTAGAGGATCTGCTCAAGAAAAATATTGGTCAGTCCTTGTCGGCTACGACCAACCTGCGTCAAGCGGTTCTAGATACAGATATTTCGCTGATTGCTGTTGGCACACCGTTTGATGGTAATGAGATTGATCTCAAATACATCAAGACTGTGGCGCGGCAAATTGGAGAAGTCATCAAGGACAAGACTACATATCACACCGTTGTTGTGAAAAGTACCGTGGTTCCAGGCACCACCGATGAGGTTGTGCTGCCGATTCTAGAAGAAGCTTCCGGCAAAAAAGCTGGTGTGGATTTTGGGGTGGGCATGAATCCTGAGTTTCTCAAGGAAGGGGAAGCGATCGAAGACTTTATGTATCCCGATCGCATTGTCTACGGTGGTGTCAACGATAAGAGCATCCAGGTTTTACAAGAGCTCTATGCGGTGTTTGAGGGGGTAGATCAGTTGGCCACCAACTGCCGCACCGCCGAGATGATCAAGTACACGGCTAACTCTCTGTTGGCTACAATGATTTCCTTCTCAAACGAGATTGCCAATCTTTGCACGTCTACCGGCGGCATCGATGTCACTGAAGTAACCCGTGGCGTTCATCTGGATAAGCGTCTTACCCCTATTCTCGAAGATGGCACTCGCATTGTCCCGTCCTTCACCACTTACATTGAAGCAGGCTGTGGCTTTGGGGGCAGCTGTTTTCCTAAGGACGTCAAGGCCTTGATTGCCTATGGCAAAAAACAAGGCAATGCCATGCAAATCTTAGACTCCGTGATTGCGGTCAATGAGAAGCAGCCAGCTCGGCTCATCACCTTACTGCAAAAACATTATCCTGATCTAAAAGGTGTCAAGGTTGCGGTGTTGGGCTATGCCTTCAAGCCAGGAACTGATGACATTCGCGAATCACCGGCCTTGCCAGTGACTCAAACCCTTCTAGATGCTGGGGCTGTTGTGCAGGGGTATGATCCCATTGCCCAACATGAAGCACAAAAAGTGTTTGGGGAAGGTACGGTAAACTTTTGCCCTGACGTAGATACGGCGATCGCTGGGGCCCAGGCCATTATCATTATTACCCGTTGGGCAGAGTTCAAAGCTCTACCGGAGATGATTGCTTCTCTGGAGCCTCAACCGGTGGTGATCGACGGACGACGTATGTTAGACAAGCATAGTGTTGCCATCTATGAGGGCATTGGCCTCTAG